Below is a genomic region from Virgibacillus dokdonensis.
CGACATTTTGACCGCCTTCGAACATGGGGATAAAGTAACCAATTGATGAAAAAACTAATGTAGCATAAGCTACATTCCCTAAAAACGCCGATAGCCAATAACCCCATGCACTATTAAATCCTAAAAATGTTCCAAACCCAGCTTTTGCATAGCTATAAATACCGCTATCTAATTCTGGTTTCCTTTGAGTTAAATTTTGAAAGACAAAGGCAAGGGCTACGATACCAATGCCTGTAATAATCCAGCCAATAATGGCTGCACCGGAATTAGATCCAAGTGCTATATCTCCAGCTAAGTTGAATGCTCCTCCTCCAACCATGGAACCGACAACTAGCGCAATAAGCGCCACTAGCCCTAGCTTTTTTTCATCTTCACTCATTTTGTACACCTCCCTTTATAAATAGGGGTTGATTAGCTAGTTTCATTTCCATTCGTTGCAGCCATTACGGCTTTAATCGTATGCAGCCTGTTCTCTGCTTCATCAAAGACAAATGAATTCTTACTTTGAAATACTTCATCCGTTACTTCCATTTCCTTTAAACCAAACTTTTCGTGTATATCTCGTCCTACTTCTGTCTCTAAATCGTGAAAGCTCGGTAAACAATGGAGGAACATGACATTGTCTTGATTACCTGTTTTCTCAAGCATTGCTTTATTTACTTGATATGGATAAAGTAAATCAATTCGCTCTTTAAACTTATCTTCTTCTCCCATAGATACCCACACGTCAGTATAAATCACTTCAGCTCCAGAAACGGCTTCATCAATATCGGAAGTAATCGTAATGTTTGCTCCAGAATCTTTTGCCACTTCTTCCGCATAACGAACTACATCCTCATCCGGAAATAATACCTCTGGTGAGCAAATGCGAACATCCATACCAACCTTCGCACAGCCGATTAATAAGCTGTTTCCCATATTGTTTCTACCATCACCAACATAGACGAACTTAACACCTTTCAAATGTCCAATATGTTCTTTTATCGTTAATAAGTCGGCAAGAATTTGTGTAGGGTGGAATTCATTTGTTAACCCATTCCAAACAGGAACGCCAGAATTTTCCGCTAAACCATTTACCGTTTCCTGATCGAATCCACGGAATTGAATGCCGTCAAACATTCTTCCTAATACAATGGCTGTATCACGAACAGATTCTTTCTTCCCAAATTGAATATCATTTTTTCCAAGATATTCTGGATGTGCTCCTAAATCAATGCATGCTACTGTAAAGGCGCAGCGTGTTCTGGTAGAAGGTTTTTCAAATAATAGGGCAATATTTTGCCCTTTCATATAATGGTGTGGCGTGCCAGATTTTTTCTTTGCTTTTAAATCAGCTGCTAAATCAAGCAAATAATGAATCTCATCCGCTGTAAAATCTTTTAATGTCAAAAAATGTTTACCAGTTAATTGTTTCGTTAACTTTGTCGCCATTTTCATCCTCCTAAAATTATTAATTTATAGTTAAAAATGGTAATTACCTTTTGTTATTTTTTTCACTATGCAAGTAGTTTCTCGATTGCATGCTTTTTAGCTTTATAAATCTTCTCTTGATAACGGCATACTCATACAACGCGGACCACCACGACCTCTCGACAATTCAGAGCTAGTGACTTCAATAACTTCAATGCCATGTTCACGTAGCAATTTGTTAGACACGTAGTTACGGTCATATGTGACAACGACACCAGGTGCAATTGCCAATGTGTTTGAACCGTCATTCCATTGCTCTCTCGGCGCAGCAATAACGTCTCCTCCTCCACATGGGATTAACGCAACATCTTTTAGACCCAGTACTTCTTTTAGTGTTTCCAACAAATTCGTTTTATGCGTTATTTTTACGGTGTCTTCTTCTTTCCCTTGTTCCAAAATATAAATATCCATTTGTCCATCTTTATTTTGAATCTCGGGGTGGATGGTAAATTTATCGAAATCAACCATTGTAAATACGGTATCTAAGTGCATAAATGCTCTTGACTTCGGAATTTCTACAGCAACAACGCGCTTTATTTCCTTTTGGCGTTTAAAAATATTTATAGCCAATTGCTCAATGGATTTTGCTGCCGTTCTTGCACTTATACCAATGGCGATCGTATCTTTGCTTAAAACAAGCTCATCGCCACCTTCTATGGGGCACGGATAATCGCGATCCAACCAAATAGGGATATCAAACTCAGCATACCTAGGATGATGATGAATGATATAACTCATAAATAGCGATTCTCGCCTTCTTGCAACTTCTCTCATGGTATTAATCGTTAACCCATTACCTATCGTTGCCGCTGGATCTCTCGTAAAATAAAGATTCGGCATTGGATCTAAATAAAATGGGTAATGATTATCTAACAATTCATATAGATGGTTCCTTTTCTCCACTGGAATTTCTGATTTTCTCACACCAGCCATAATTTTCTTTACCATCTCTTCGGTGTCAAACGACAATAAATAATCAGCTATTTTTTGCGCACTACCACCATGGACATTCGATTCCAATAATATTTGCTTCACAAATTGCTGTCTTAACTCTTCTGTATGAAGCGCTTCTGTCATTAAATTGGTTAAATAAAGTACTTCAATACCTCTATTTCGTAACGTTTGAGCAAAATAATCATGCTCTTTTTGAATCATTGGTAAATGAGGAATATCATCAAATAACAAATGCTCTAAATAATCAGGGGTTAAATTTTCAACTTCTTTACCAGGTCGATGCAACAAAACCGTTTGTAGTGCACCAATTTCAGACGTAACATGTAATGGTTGCTTCACTTCCATACCTCCTCATATTGTAAAAAGTGGATGAAGACCTAAATGAAATAATGATTGGTCGCCACCTTTCCAAAGCTTTTCATGGACTTGATCTTAACTCGCAAATCACTAAATGATCCATGAATGTTAACTTATTTTAGATTGGGCAGAGATTGCATCTGCTTTTCTTGTAGATAGTTTAAACAAATACGAAATAGCTATACATGTTAGGTTAAATATTTTTAGTTCAAGAAATTAAAATGGCATTTTTCGCTTGAGGTGAACTACTTTTAAACCGGCATGAGCGAATTCCGTGTTATGGCGAGCGTTTTTTGGACGAGTAGGAGCGAGTTTGTGGGGGAGAGCGATTTTCGGAGAGCAGGAGATAGTTCTACGCAAGGACGGGCGAATTTCAACAGACGCGAACGATCCAATCGCCAGCTCATGGCAGTATACATATTTTCACAATACAAATAGCCGAACAATTATCTTATGATTGTTCGGCTTCTATTTATATAACGTTTTACATTTTTTCTGGTGCATGTACACCAACCATACGAAGCGCATTACCAAGCGTTATTTTAACTGCTTCTAGCAACGCTAGCCTTGCTTTCGTTACTTCTAACTGACTTTCATCTAACACTTTCTCTGCATTATAGAAACTGTGCAATTGAGATGCTACATCAAATGCGTACTGGGTTATTTTATGCGGAATTCGTTTCTCCGCAGCATCCAACACCAGTTGCGGAAATGTAGCTAATAGCTTTAACAAGTTTATTTCACTCGTTTGTTTTAATAAAGAACTGTCATACTTTTCATAAGCATAACCATTTGTTTCTGCCTTATCTAATAACGTACAAATTCGTGCATGCGCATATTGTACATAATAAACCGGGTTGTCATTCGATTGGGAACGAGCAAGATTTATATCAAAATCCAAATGCGTATCACAGGAGCGCGTATTCATCATGTAACGCATGGCATCAACGCCTACTTCTTCCATCAGTTGCCTTAGTGTTAGCGCCTTTCCAGACCGCTTACTCATTTTCACTCGCTCGCCGTCTTCAAATAAATTCACCATTTGAATAATCTCCGTCTCTAACTTCCCTTTTGGATACCCTAATGCTTGGATTGCCGCTTCCATTCGCGGAACATAACCATGATGATCCGCTCCCCATACGTTAATTAACTGATCAAAGCCACGCTCCAATTTATCGTTATGATAAGCAATATCAGACGCTAAATACGTGTAGCTTCCATCTGATTTAATAACGACGCGATCTTTATCGTCCCCATATTTTGTCGTCCGAAACCATGTAGCACCATCCTGTTCATAAATGTCACCAGATGTGCGCATTTTATCGAGCGCTTGATCTACTTTCCCCTTTTCATATAAAGACATTTCCGAAAACCATTGATCAAATGGCACCCGAAATTGGTTTAAATCATGCTCGATCTTTTTCAATTCAAAGTCTAATCCGTAGCGCCGAAAATAAGCTAAACGCTCTTCTTTCGGTTTGTGCAACCATACATCGCCTTCATCTGCGGCTAATTTTTTCCCAATATCGATAATGTCTTGTCCGTAATAGCCATCCGCTGGCATTTCCGCTTCTCGTCCTAGCGCTTGCATATACCGCGCTTCCACTGATAAAGCAAGGTTATGCATTTGATTACCAGCATCATTGATATAATATTCTCGCTCGACGTGATAACCAGCAGCTTCCAATACGTTACCAAGCGCATCCCCATAACTCGCACCACGAGCATGACCTAAATGAAGATCCCCTGTAGGATTGGCAGAAACAAACTCAATTTGAATACGATAATCTTTCGTATCATGTTTGCCATAATCCGCTTGTTCTTCCAAAATATACGGTACTAACGGTGTTAAATAATCATAGTCCATAAAAATATTAATAAAACCAGGTCCAGCAATGTCCACCTTGCGTATATATGTACCTGCTACATCGATGTGGTCGACAATAGCTTGGGCGATTTGCCTTGGCGATTGCTTTGCCATTTTTGTCAGTTGCATAGCAATATTCGTTGCGTAATCACCGTGCTGTTCATTGTTTGGCTTTTCTAAGACAATTTGCGGTATATTGACTTTCTGATCTACTAGTTTAGCTCGTACCAAAGCTTCTAATATGGAAGTCTTCACCTTTGTTTCAATCTCTTGCACCATATTCATTCGTGTTGTCCTCCTTTTTAATTTCAATTCCCTCTATAAACTATATTAATACCTTCAATCTCATTAACAAGAAGCAAAAAATGGAATTACTTCCTATTTCATAGCTATCTTTCCCTGTTTTCATTCTAGACATACTGATTTGGAACAAAGGCGCAAGCGCCCGTTTAGCAACGTAGCGAGTGGAGCGAATCAACTGAGATAAAGGAATCACGGTGAGGCACGAACCGATGATGACTTATCGTAAGGCGATTCGTGAAGTCGCCTAGTTGCTGGGCGATGGATCCGGACGGGGCTCACTTGGTTATTTGGTTACGCCGTAGCATCAAATTTTATACTTCCTATATTTGAAAAAAGTATGACATTTTTCGTACACTTTACGAACATTGCCATGATATTTATTATGCATCTATACAAATTGTACCCATAATCCTTTATGATAAATCATAACCCTTATGATAATGTAAAGACATAATATAATGGAGGTTATTTCCCATGTTAACAGAGCAACTTGCTTCAGAAATTGTAAAACGAACAATGTCTATATTGGAGTTAAATGTCAATGTAATGGATAGGACAGGAACGATCCTTGCTTCAGGTGATCCAAATCGCGTTGGACAACTTCACCATGGAGCATGTAAAGCGATTGAACAAAAACAAACCATTGACATTCATTCGGTAGAAGAAAGTTGGCGAGGTAAAGCAAAACCTGGTATTAATTTACCAATTCGATTTCATGATGATATCGTTGGAGTTATTGGTATTACCGGTGAACCAGAAAAAATTAGAGGCTTTTCTAAATTAGTGCAAATGGGAGCAGAACTAACGTTAGAGCAAGCTTTTTTGACTCGAGAGATAGACCGAAATGCTAGAATGCGTGATGATGTTATCTCTCACTTATTATTAGGTTCCGATAAAGAACAAGCATACATACTAGATAGAGCGCGCTCGCTTAAAATCAATACAGAAGAAACATTTGCCGCTATTCTTCTTTCTATACCTTATCATACAGCCACCACCCAACCTGTAAATCAAATTGAAGCTTGGGCAAATACGTTGGTTACAGAAGAAGATGAAATCGTTCGTTTTTACACGAACCAATTTGTTATTTTAAAAAAACAACAGAAGCCGTATCTACATACAAATGATACCTTAAACAAATGGTTAACAAACAAATTACCCTCTGCACCTATTTCGGATTTAACGGTTGCCTTAGGTCCATTTGCAAGTGGATTTATTGGCTGGAGACATTCCTTTGAAACGGCACAAATTGTTAAAGATACAGCAGAAGCTTTATATCCAGAAGGCGGCGTTTGGGACCAACAAACACTAGGGCTATCTATCTTATGTTATCGTTTTTTACAGGCCGCAAATGAAGAAGCACAAGCGATTAGCTCTATTTATAAAAAAATACTTCATGCAAATGACGGTAAAACACTAGATGAAACATTTACAACCTACGTTAAAGCGAATGGAGAAATGACAAAAACAGCAAATATCCTCTTTATTCATCGTAATACATTAGCATACCGGTTGGACAAAATTCATGAAATAACTGAAAAAAACCCAAGACATCTACAGGATCTTATCGAGCTAAAAGTGGGAGAAATACTTTATAAGTTAGCAACATAATGCATATGCACAAAACAACACAATGAAAGCACTTACTTTTCATGCGTTTGCACAATGATTCATGACCTACTTCCCCTCTACAATAGACCTATAACATAAAACGTCGAAGGAGGAAACCCTAATGGATATTGAAGTAAGTGCATGGGGCGCAATTATCGGTTTATTCTTAGCTATTTTTATGATTTTAAAGAAAATCCCACCTGCTTACAGTTTAATTACTGGCGCCGTTGTAGGTGGACTTGTCGGTGGTGCGAGCCTAGTAGACACCGTGCAATTAATGGTTGGGGGCGCGCAAAATATCATGCCCGCTGTACTAAGAATTTTAGCTGCTGGTGTATTAGCAGGCGTACTAATTGAATCAGGTGCGGCCTCAAAACTAGCACAATCAATTGTTTACAAATTCGGGCATACGAGAGCATTGCTTGCATTAGCTATCGCCACTATGTTGTTAACGGCAGTAGGTGTATTTGTTGATGTTGCCGTTATTACGGTAGCACCAATTGCTTTAGTCATAGCTTCAGAAGCAAAACTATCAAGATTTGCCATCCTTATTGCCATGGTAGGTGGAGGTAAGGCGGGGAACATCATGTCACCGAACCCGAACACGATTGCTGTATCGGAGGCTTTTGACGTGTCATTAACATCGGTTATGGCAGCAGGAATGATTCCAGCACTTTTTGGGCTTATGGTAACTTATATGATCGCAAAACGTGTTTCTGCAAAAGGTACGGCTATTCAAGCAAGTGAAATTGAACAATCAAATATGGAATCGCTACCTTCTTTGTTCACAGCAGCCTTAGCGCCTATTGTAGCCATCCTGTTACTTGTGATGCGTCCATTATTTCATATAAATATTGATCCAATGATCGCATTACCTGTTGGTGGATTAGTCGGCGTTATAGCAATGGGGAAATGGCAGAACACAAATGCTTATATTAAAAGTGGATTAGCAAAAATGGCACCGGTTGCAATTTTACTCATTGGAACAGGAACAGTAGCCGGAATTATTACAAATTCGAAATTAGATACAGTCCTGATTCATGTATTAGAAGGATTTGGTTTACCTGCTTTTGCGCTAGCGCCAATATCAGGAATGTTTATGTCAGCAGCAACAGCATCCACTACGGCAGGATCTGTCGTAGCAAGCAGTGTGTTTAGCGGAGCTATTTTAGAATCCGGAGTTGCTGGTTTAGCCGGAGCTGCTATGATTCATGCAGGTGCTACCGTACTTGATCATATGCCACACGGTAGTTTCTTTCATGCCACAGCAGGCAGTGTTGGCATGCAAGTGCAAGAACGTTTGAAATTAATTCCTTATGAATCGTTCGTAGGTATCACAATGGCCATCGTCTCTACCCTTATCTACGGTGTATTTGAATGGTTTTTATAAGTCTTAACATAGAAAAATATGCAATACCTTATTCCTATAGTGTAAGAAAGGAAGTGAGCAAAAATGAAGAAAACCAAAATTGTGATTGCCCCAGATTCATTTAAAGAAAGCATGACAGCAAAACAAGCTGCTAAGGCTATAGAGCGTGGATTTCGTTCTGTATATACGGACGCTTTAGAGGTGGATATTATTCCAATGGCTGATGGAGGTGAGGGAACAACCCAATCTTTAGCAGATGGATTACAAGGAACACTATATGAAAAAGAAGTTACAGGACCGTTAGGAGAGGGCGTAGTTGCAACCTATGCGATCTCGGGAGATAGATCAACTGCAATCATTGAAATGGCAGAAGCATCAGGACTTCACCTCGTTCCAAAGGAAAAACGGAATCCATTGTTAACTACTACTTTTGGTACAGGTGAATTAATCAAAGCAGCCTTAGATAAAGGCGTTACGAAAATCATTCTAGGGATTGGTGGTAGCGCTACAAATGACGGTGGTGCAGGGATGATTGAGGCACTTGGCGGTATTTTTTACGACAATCATGGCTATCAACTAAAGCGAGGTGGCGGGGCATTATCTCATCTAGCTCAAATAGACTTGTCACATCTAGACGTCCGCTTAAAATCTATAGAAGTAGAAGTTGCTTGTGATGTGGATAATTTGCTTCTTGGTCCTGATGGAGCAAGTGCCGTTTACGGTCCACAAAAGGGAGCGACGGAAGAAATGGTTCAACAATTAGATGATGCATTATGTAATTTCCATGAAATCATTTCAAAAGCTACTGGTACTAGTGTTAAAAACGTACCTGGTTCAGGTGCTGCGGGTGGTTTAGGAGCTGGTCTATTAGCTGTACTTCATGCCAAGTTAACACCAGGCATTGATATTGTGCTAAAAGAGAGCCAATTTTTCGACCGAGTAAAGCACGCTGACCTCGTCATTACAGGAGAAGGGAAAATAGATAAGCAAACGATTTACGGCAAAACTCCTATTGGTGTTGCAAAAGCTGCCAAAAAATGTGGTATTCCTAAGGTCATTGCATTTTGCGGTACGCTAGGAAAAGGATATGAAACGATATATACTTATGGTATTGATGCAGCATTTAGTATCACACCTGGCCCATGTCAACTAGAAGAAGCAATGATACATGCAGAAGCATATTTAGAAGGAGTAGCAAGGAATGTAGCTAGGATTTATTGTTATGACATTTAAAGAATGGAGAAGTGGAATTTCTCGAGATAGAGCCACTTCTCATTTTTTAGCTTCATTCATTGTAAGTACAAGAAAAAACTTCAAGTAGTGCTTTTACACATAGTACTGATTTTGCAAGCCTTTGAAGCACTTAGTAGAAAACTACATAAATCCTTTCATCCACAACCACTAACACAGACCTTATTAAAAGCATTTCACAACGTCTAACACCACTTATTATTTCAAATGTACTTTTTACTATTCTGGATCTCCTTCTGTAGCTTCAATTCCAGTTACAAAATCATGCTTATCTAAATTAGCTTTAAAATCAAAACCATCAGTGCGCTATTAAGGTCTGAATTCGGTATTGTACCAGGCTCAGGCCTTTTAGTTTTGCCTTGATTCGTTTGTTGTTATAGTATTCTATATATTTTTCTAGCTCTTGCTTAAAATGCTCTATACTTTCGAATTCATTTAAATAAAGAAATTCTGATTTCATAATGCCAAAGAAGTTTTCAATAACGGCATTATCATAACAGTTGCCTTTACGTGACATACTTTGCGTAATCAATCTTTCTCTCAAGGCGTGCTGATATTGTTTCATTTGATAATGCCAGCCTTGATCCGAATGAATAAGCAGTGCATCTTCCTCTGATAACCGTTTAAATGATTTCTCCAACATTTCCGATACAAGTGAATAAGTAGGTCTAGAGTCGATTGTATAGGCAATGATTTCCCCATTATATAAATCCAGTATAGGTGAAAGATAGAGTTTCTCCCCAAATAATTTAAACTCTGTAATATCCGTTACCCATTTTTGATTTGGCTTTTCGGCATTAAAGTTCCGATCTAAAATATTTGGTGCGATATTGCCAACCTTTCCTTTGTAAGAGCGATATTTTTTCATTCGAACTAGGCTTTTTAAACCTAATTCTTTCATGATGCGTTGGACTTTTTTATGGTTTACCTTATGCCCTCGAT
It encodes:
- the argF gene encoding ornithine carbamoyltransferase, with the translated sequence MATKLTKQLTGKHFLTLKDFTADEIHYLLDLAADLKAKKKSGTPHHYMKGQNIALLFEKPSTRTRCAFTVACIDLGAHPEYLGKNDIQFGKKESVRDTAIVLGRMFDGIQFRGFDQETVNGLAENSGVPVWNGLTNEFHPTQILADLLTIKEHIGHLKGVKFVYVGDGRNNMGNSLLIGCAKVGMDVRICSPEVLFPDEDVVRYAEEVAKDSGANITITSDIDEAVSGAEVIYTDVWVSMGEEDKFKERIDLLYPYQVNKAMLEKTGNQDNVMFLHCLPSFHDLETEVGRDIHEKFGLKEMEVTDEVFQSKNSFVFDEAENRLHTIKAVMAATNGNETS
- the arcA gene encoding arginine deiminase; this translates as MKQPLHVTSEIGALQTVLLHRPGKEVENLTPDYLEHLLFDDIPHLPMIQKEHDYFAQTLRNRGIEVLYLTNLMTEALHTEELRQQFVKQILLESNVHGGSAQKIADYLLSFDTEEMVKKIMAGVRKSEIPVEKRNHLYELLDNHYPFYLDPMPNLYFTRDPAATIGNGLTINTMREVARRRESLFMSYIIHHHPRYAEFDIPIWLDRDYPCPIEGGDELVLSKDTIAIGISARTAAKSIEQLAINIFKRQKEIKRVVAVEIPKSRAFMHLDTVFTMVDFDKFTIHPEIQNKDGQMDIYILEQGKEEDTVKITHKTNLLETLKEVLGLKDVALIPCGGGDVIAAPREQWNDGSNTLAIAPGVVVTYDRNYVSNKLLREHGIEVIEVTSSELSRGRGGPRCMSMPLSREDL
- the argS gene encoding arginine--tRNA ligase, which encodes MNMVQEIETKVKTSILEALVRAKLVDQKVNIPQIVLEKPNNEQHGDYATNIAMQLTKMAKQSPRQIAQAIVDHIDVAGTYIRKVDIAGPGFINIFMDYDYLTPLVPYILEEQADYGKHDTKDYRIQIEFVSANPTGDLHLGHARGASYGDALGNVLEAAGYHVEREYYINDAGNQMHNLALSVEARYMQALGREAEMPADGYYGQDIIDIGKKLAADEGDVWLHKPKEERLAYFRRYGLDFELKKIEHDLNQFRVPFDQWFSEMSLYEKGKVDQALDKMRTSGDIYEQDGATWFRTTKYGDDKDRVVIKSDGSYTYLASDIAYHNDKLERGFDQLINVWGADHHGYVPRMEAAIQALGYPKGKLETEIIQMVNLFEDGERVKMSKRSGKALTLRQLMEEVGVDAMRYMMNTRSCDTHLDFDINLARSQSNDNPVYYVQYAHARICTLLDKAETNGYAYEKYDSSLLKQTSEINLLKLLATFPQLVLDAAEKRIPHKITQYAFDVASQLHSFYNAEKVLDESQLEVTKARLALLEAVKITLGNALRMVGVHAPEKM
- a CDS encoding CdaR family transcriptional regulator; protein product: MLTEQLASEIVKRTMSILELNVNVMDRTGTILASGDPNRVGQLHHGACKAIEQKQTIDIHSVEESWRGKAKPGINLPIRFHDDIVGVIGITGEPEKIRGFSKLVQMGAELTLEQAFLTREIDRNARMRDDVISHLLLGSDKEQAYILDRARSLKINTEETFAAILLSIPYHTATTQPVNQIEAWANTLVTEEDEIVRFYTNQFVILKKQQKPYLHTNDTLNKWLTNKLPSAPISDLTVALGPFASGFIGWRHSFETAQIVKDTAEALYPEGGVWDQQTLGLSILCYRFLQAANEEAQAISSIYKKILHANDGKTLDETFTTYVKANGEMTKTANILFIHRNTLAYRLDKIHEITEKNPRHLQDLIELKVGEILYKLAT
- a CDS encoding GntP family permease, whose translation is MDIEVSAWGAIIGLFLAIFMILKKIPPAYSLITGAVVGGLVGGASLVDTVQLMVGGAQNIMPAVLRILAAGVLAGVLIESGAASKLAQSIVYKFGHTRALLALAIATMLLTAVGVFVDVAVITVAPIALVIASEAKLSRFAILIAMVGGGKAGNIMSPNPNTIAVSEAFDVSLTSVMAAGMIPALFGLMVTYMIAKRVSAKGTAIQASEIEQSNMESLPSLFTAALAPIVAILLLVMRPLFHINIDPMIALPVGGLVGVIAMGKWQNTNAYIKSGLAKMAPVAILLIGTGTVAGIITNSKLDTVLIHVLEGFGLPAFALAPISGMFMSAATASTTAGSVVASSVFSGAILESGVAGLAGAAMIHAGATVLDHMPHGSFFHATAGSVGMQVQERLKLIPYESFVGITMAIVSTLIYGVFEWFL
- a CDS encoding glycerate kinase, with amino-acid sequence MKKTKIVIAPDSFKESMTAKQAAKAIERGFRSVYTDALEVDIIPMADGGEGTTQSLADGLQGTLYEKEVTGPLGEGVVATYAISGDRSTAIIEMAEASGLHLVPKEKRNPLLTTTFGTGELIKAALDKGVTKIILGIGGSATNDGGAGMIEALGGIFYDNHGYQLKRGGGALSHLAQIDLSHLDVRLKSIEVEVACDVDNLLLGPDGASAVYGPQKGATEEMVQQLDDALCNFHEIISKATGTSVKNVPGSGAAGGLGAGLLAVLHAKLTPGIDIVLKESQFFDRVKHADLVITGEGKIDKQTIYGKTPIGVAKAAKKCGIPKVIAFCGTLGKGYETIYTYGIDAAFSITPGPCQLEEAMIHAEAYLEGVARNVARIYCYDI